A stretch of Microbulbifer bruguierae DNA encodes these proteins:
- the rimO gene encoding 30S ribosomal protein S12 methylthiotransferase RimO: MSSADKSVTGGATVVEPGKTGPGKVGFVSLGCPKATVDSERILTQLRMEGYEVVPSYEDADVVVVNTCGFIDSAKQESLDAIGEALHENGKVIVTGCMGVEEDTIRQAHPSVLSVTGPQQYEQVVNAVHEVVAPKTDHDPFIDLVPPQGVKLTPRHYAYLKISEGCNHSCAFCIIPSMRGKLVSRPVGEVLGEAERLVNAGVQELLVISQDTSAYGVDLKYKLDFWDGRPVKTRMLELCEALSSMGVWVRLHYVYPYPNVDDVIPLMAEGKLLPYLDIPFQHASPKVLKAMKRPAFEDKTLARIKKWREICPELTIRSTFIVGFPGETEEDFQYLLDWLSEAQLDRVGCFKYSAVDGAPANELEGAVPEDVKQARWERFMAHQQQISAARLQQKIGRKIEVLIDEVDEEGAIGRSWADAPEIDGMVYLNGETSLAPGDKVWAEVTHADEYDLWAELL, encoded by the coding sequence ATGAGCAGTGCAGATAAATCAGTGACTGGTGGCGCGACCGTCGTAGAGCCGGGGAAAACCGGACCGGGTAAAGTGGGTTTCGTATCCCTCGGCTGCCCCAAGGCGACGGTGGACTCCGAGCGCATCCTTACCCAGCTGCGCATGGAAGGTTACGAGGTGGTGCCCTCCTACGAAGACGCCGATGTGGTGGTGGTAAATACCTGCGGCTTTATCGACAGTGCGAAGCAGGAGTCCCTCGATGCGATCGGTGAGGCGCTGCACGAAAACGGCAAGGTGATCGTCACCGGCTGCATGGGTGTGGAAGAAGACACCATTCGCCAGGCGCACCCCAGTGTGTTGTCCGTTACCGGACCGCAACAGTACGAGCAGGTGGTGAACGCAGTACACGAGGTGGTGGCGCCGAAGACCGATCACGACCCGTTTATTGATCTGGTACCGCCCCAGGGCGTGAAGCTGACGCCGCGCCACTATGCCTATCTGAAAATTTCCGAGGGCTGTAATCACTCCTGTGCGTTCTGCATCATCCCGAGCATGCGCGGCAAACTCGTGAGTCGTCCGGTGGGTGAAGTACTGGGCGAGGCCGAGCGTCTGGTTAACGCCGGTGTGCAGGAGCTGCTGGTCATTTCCCAGGACACCAGCGCCTACGGCGTGGACCTGAAATACAAGCTGGATTTCTGGGATGGGCGTCCGGTGAAGACCCGTATGCTGGAGTTGTGCGAGGCGCTGTCTTCCATGGGCGTATGGGTGCGCCTGCACTATGTATATCCGTATCCGAACGTGGACGATGTGATCCCACTGATGGCCGAAGGCAAACTGCTGCCCTATCTGGATATTCCGTTCCAGCACGCCAGCCCGAAGGTGCTCAAGGCCATGAAGCGCCCGGCGTTTGAAGACAAGACGTTGGCGCGGATCAAAAAATGGCGCGAGATCTGCCCGGAACTCACTATCCGCTCCACCTTTATCGTCGGTTTCCCCGGCGAGACCGAGGAAGATTTCCAGTACCTGCTGGACTGGCTGAGTGAGGCCCAGCTGGACCGGGTTGGCTGCTTCAAATACTCCGCGGTAGACGGTGCTCCGGCCAATGAACTGGAAGGCGCAGTTCCCGAAGACGTCAAACAGGCGCGCTGGGAGCGCTTTATGGCCCACCAGCAGCAGATCAGTGCCGCGCGCCTGCAGCAGAAAATCGGCCGCAAGATCGAAGTGCTGATCGACGAAGTAGACGAGGAAGGCGCTATTGGCCGCTCCTGGGCAGACGCCCCGGAAATTGATGGCATGGTATACCTGAACGGCGAGACATCACTGGCTCCGGGCGACAAGGTATGGGCCGAAGTCACCCACGCCGATGAATACGATCTGTGGGCCGAGCTGTTATAA
- a CDS encoding class I SAM-dependent rRNA methyltransferase gives MAPPALTTGALAVNQLILNPRAERRLKMGHLWIYSNEVDTKRSPLKGLEPGEQCEILDSSGKGLGYALVNPNQLICGRLVSRKDPFTAKQLKRRLEAALALRQRYFPHPSYRMVYGDSDGLPGLVVDRFGDYLVVQVSSWGMERMLGNIVDALVALVNPKGILLRNDHQGRKVEELPEVCEVAHGDVPQMVPFEENGVALLAPVYQGQKTGWFYDHRDNRARLNQWVNGLNVLDLFSYAGGWGVQALANGAAQVTCVDASGQALDWCEENAALNGRKDDLVTIQGKAVDAMKQLIAEGQRFDAIVLDPPAFIKRRKDQKSGEAAYRHINELALRLLEKNGLLVSASCSMHLESDTLLEILRGAGRHLDKNISILGSGGQGADHPVHPAIPETRYLKAHFVHLAAGGNF, from the coding sequence ATGGCGCCCCCCGCCTTAACCACCGGAGCCCTCGCCGTGAACCAACTGATACTGAATCCCCGTGCCGAACGCCGCCTCAAGATGGGCCATCTGTGGATCTACAGCAATGAGGTGGATACCAAGCGCAGCCCGCTCAAGGGTCTGGAACCCGGGGAGCAGTGCGAGATTTTAGACAGTAGTGGCAAGGGTCTGGGTTACGCGCTGGTGAATCCCAACCAGCTGATCTGCGGGCGTCTGGTATCCCGTAAGGATCCCTTTACCGCCAAGCAACTCAAGCGCCGCCTGGAAGCAGCGCTGGCGTTGCGTCAGCGCTACTTCCCCCATCCCAGCTACCGCATGGTCTACGGTGATTCCGACGGTTTGCCCGGCCTGGTGGTGGACCGCTTCGGGGATTACCTGGTGGTACAGGTCAGCAGCTGGGGCATGGAGCGCATGCTCGGCAATATTGTCGACGCACTGGTGGCACTGGTTAACCCAAAAGGCATCCTGCTGCGCAACGATCACCAGGGTCGCAAGGTGGAGGAACTGCCGGAAGTATGCGAGGTGGCGCACGGAGACGTACCGCAGATGGTGCCCTTCGAGGAAAACGGAGTAGCGCTGCTGGCACCGGTGTACCAGGGCCAAAAGACCGGCTGGTTCTACGACCACCGCGACAACCGTGCCCGTCTCAATCAGTGGGTAAACGGACTGAACGTCCTGGACCTCTTCAGCTACGCCGGTGGCTGGGGTGTGCAAGCACTTGCTAACGGGGCAGCGCAGGTTACCTGTGTGGATGCCTCCGGCCAGGCACTGGACTGGTGTGAGGAAAATGCGGCACTAAATGGCCGCAAGGATGACCTGGTAACCATCCAGGGCAAGGCAGTGGATGCCATGAAACAGCTCATCGCCGAGGGCCAGCGGTTCGACGCCATCGTTCTGGACCCACCGGCATTCATCAAGCGCCGCAAGGACCAGAAATCCGGGGAGGCCGCTTACCGCCACATTAACGAACTCGCGCTGCGCCTGCTGGAGAAGAACGGCTTGTTAGTGAGTGCTTCCTGCTCCATGCATCTGGAATCCGACACACTGCTCGAGATCCTGCGCGGTGCGGGTCGTCACCTGGACAAAAATATCAGTATTCTCGGCAGCGGCGGCCAGGGCGCCGATCATCCGGTACATCCGGCGATTCCGGAAACCCGCTACCTCAAGGCGCACTTTGTCCATCTGGCAGCAGGTGGCAATTTCTGA
- a CDS encoding DUF1330 domain-containing protein: MTHTQEDESYLHPKPEADEVLRASEADGPVVMLNLLRFREIADYRGNPDLAPDVPVSGAVAYKRYMAHSGPILARYGGEVIFMGEGGAMYIGPDNEHWHLMMLVRYPSRQDFLAFTSDAEYLAGLGHRVAALADSRLLPLNPKLGQ; the protein is encoded by the coding sequence ATGACGCATACGCAAGAAGATGAAAGCTATTTGCACCCTAAGCCGGAGGCTGATGAAGTGCTACGTGCTTCGGAGGCCGATGGCCCGGTGGTGATGTTGAACCTGTTGCGCTTTCGCGAAATTGCCGACTACCGGGGGAATCCGGATCTCGCGCCCGACGTGCCTGTGTCAGGTGCAGTGGCCTACAAACGCTATATGGCGCACAGTGGTCCGATTCTGGCGCGGTATGGTGGCGAAGTGATTTTTATGGGGGAGGGGGGCGCGATGTATATCGGCCCCGATAATGAGCATTGGCACCTGATGATGCTGGTGCGGTACCCATCCCGCCAGGATTTTCTCGCCTTCACCAGTGATGCAGAGTATCTGGCGGGGCTGGGGCACCGGGTCGCCGCGCTGGCGGATTCGCGGTTGCTGCCCCTGAACCCGAAGCTGGGTCAGTAG
- a CDS encoding GNAT family N-acetyltransferase, whose translation MLRPLQEADIERLSQLWLHLACGSHPSLPVRFWTLQGRAFRRQLVTQCRNQRLLGESTGSNHWVYTRAGSNIAEGMVTITDNVLIQTIFVSPAVQRCGVGSELMAQAKFGRLQLETRVLEENLHGRYFLQQHGFTETERRFSTDAGQHEIWMNCKISIPAVA comes from the coding sequence ATGCTGAGACCGCTTCAGGAAGCAGATATCGAGCGCCTTTCACAGTTGTGGCTGCATCTGGCCTGCGGCAGCCACCCCAGCCTGCCAGTCAGGTTCTGGACACTACAGGGCCGCGCGTTTCGTCGGCAGCTGGTGACCCAGTGCCGAAACCAGCGGCTGTTGGGTGAATCAACAGGTAGCAACCACTGGGTATATACCCGCGCCGGAAGCAATATCGCGGAAGGAATGGTGACCATTACTGACAACGTTCTGATCCAAACCATTTTTGTTTCTCCCGCAGTACAGCGCTGTGGCGTGGGCAGTGAACTGATGGCGCAGGCCAAGTTCGGGCGGCTACAGTTGGAAACCCGGGTACTCGAGGAAAACCTGCACGGCCGCTATTTCCTGCAGCAGCACGGGTTCACGGAAACCGAGCGCCGCTTCAGCACAGATGCAGGACAGCACGAAATATGGATGAACTGTAAGATTTCCATTCCTGCGGTCGCCTGA